The following coding sequences lie in one Metopolophium dirhodum isolate CAU chromosome 5, ASM1992520v1, whole genome shotgun sequence genomic window:
- the LOC132944198 gene encoding uncharacterized protein LOC132944198 — MDRLRVMTGARRMFNGPLHKCSKTSEGHCRTSPSWTASGSHAPCTTAAVRMFGATSSRSTPSSSTGQIILESPFGTVNPVDVTLPEYIWRNVDKWEDKPMITCGSSGRSYTYGEGRLICKLFASTLISKLGLKKGDVVGLLLPNLPEYVFAIHGALEAGLVVTFVNPLYTAMEVKRQFENAGVKLCMTISLLLPVIKEVSPSLKGYAGTIVFGGEEVANEKARVYDFKTLVSGQSPGELPKSFAHEVALLPYSSGTTGLPKGVMLTHRNCAINLEQCINKDIISYEPTTDTYQERVLSVLPFFHIYGFNGILNGVLSHGLHMITIPKFTPESYIECVLKYKPTFLFVVPSLLLFLASHPSVKAEHLSSIKEITCGAAPASKGLIDNFLLKAQKDIRIRQGYGMTESSPVSLYTRVTLPENKTGSTGQLVLSTQARVVSLTDGSDLGPHKSGELLIKGPQVMAGYLNNEKATKETVDEDGWLHTGDVAYYDEDEYFFIVDRTKELIKVKGNQVSPTELENLISELKGVADVAVVGIPDVLSGEIPRAFVVKRPGMDIDEKTILSHVEKNVVAYKKLAGGVKFLDMIPRNPSGKVLRNELKVFGNNPSEQPQN; from the exons ATGGACCGACTGAGAGTGATGACCGGCGCCCGGCGCATGTTCAACGGACCGCTGCACAAGTGTTCCAAAACTTCGGAGGGCCACTGTCGCACGTCGCCGTCCTGGACTGCGTCCGGGTCGCACGCGCCGTGCACGACTGCAGCCGTACGCATGTTCGGCGCCACTTCCTCCCGTTCCACCCCTTCGTCATCAACCGGACAGATAATTTTGGAATCTCCGTTCGGCACCGTCAACCCCGTGGATGTCACCCTGCCCGAATACATATGGAGGAACGTGGACAAGTGGGAAGACAAGCCGATGATT ACGTGCGGTAGCAGTGGAAGATCATACACTTACGGCGAAGGTCGCTTGATTTGCAAATTGTTCGCTAGTACTCTTATTTCGAAACTTGGGTTGAAAAAAGGTGATGTGGTTGGGCTATTATTGCCTAACCTACCAGAGTACGTTTTTGCCATTCATGGAGCTCTCGAAGCGGGACTAGTCGTCACTTTTGTTAATCCTCTTTACACTGCCA TGGAGGTAAAACGACAGTTCGAAAACGCTGGTGTAAAGCTCTGCATGACGATCTCTTTATTACTTCCTGTAATTAAAGAAGTATCCCCTAGCCTCAAAGGTTATGCGGGCACCATAGTATTTGGCGGTGAAGAAGTCGCAAATGAAAAAGCTCGAGTGTATGATTTCAAGACTTTAGTGTCAGGACAATCGCCTGGCGAACTACCAAAATCGTTTGCCCATGAAGTTGCTTTATTGCCATATTCTAGTGGTACAACCGGGCTTCCAAAAGGTGTGATGTTAACCCACAGAAATTGTGCTATAAATTTGGAACAATGTATAAACAAAGACATCATCAGTTATGAGCCAACAACTG atacctaccaAGAAAGAGTTCTTAGTGTTCTACCATTCTTCCATATTTATGGCTTTAATGGAATATTAAATGGAGTATTGTCGCATGGTCTTCATATGATTACCATACCAAAATTTACTCCTGAATCATACATTGAATGTGTGCTTAAATATAAA ccaACTTTTCTGTTTGTGGTGCCTTCATTACTGTTGTTCCTAGCCTCGCATCCATCAGTAAAAGCAGAACATTTAAGCTCAATCAAAGAAATCACATGTGGTGCTGCACCAGCATCGAAAGGtcttatcgataattttttacttaaagcTCAAAAAGACATTAGAATCAGACaag GTTATGGAATGACCGAGTCATCTCCCGTGTCTTTATACACAAGAGTTACATTGCCTGAAAATAAAACTGGTAGTACAGGACAACTTGTACTAAGTACTCAAGCTAGGGTGGTCAGTTTAACCGATGGCAGCGACTTGGGACCACATAAATCTGGAGAACTATTAATTAAAGGACCCCAA GTGATGGCTGGATATCTCAATAACGAAAAAGCAACAAAAGAAACTGTGGACGAAGATGGTTGGTTACATACTGGTGACGTTGCTTATTATGACGAGGACGAATATTTCTTCATTGTAGACAGAACAAAGGAATTGATAAAAGTCAAAGGAAATCAA gtctCACCAACTGAATTGGAAAATTTGATTTCCGAATTGAAGGGTGTTGCTGATGTGGCTGTAGTTGGTATACCAGATGTACTGTCTGGAGAAATTCCAAGAGCTTTTGTTGTCAAGCGACCAGGTATGGACATAGAtgaaaaaactatattaagCCATGTTGAAAAGAATGTAGTAGCATACAAAAAATTGGCTGGAGGTGTGAAGTTCTTGGACATGATTCCACGCAATCCATCAGGCAAAGTATTGAGAAATGAACTTAAAGTGTTTGGCAACAATCCAAGCGAACAACCACAGAACtga
- the LOC132944199 gene encoding serine/threonine-protein phosphatase 4 regulatory subunit 2, translated as MIENAELVMQMLEMYQMYKQQVPVELEEYLRYVAKTGNTLFQWTLVKPFIREKIMNVIAEFVEQSALSDIPPYPNVDPFNYEAMKTMLLERFDTFNGPPFTIQRLCELLSCPRKEYNRVDKFMRAVEKNILVVSTCELRPKREEPIVNGVPDRWENGKESDISMELVDKNNVITDTSVLNGNDTVESLLNELESMKTPETKLDESKTEQKDHLVAQVTDKVEPNITPEEPKQDTPVLITQDTPLQTQITDSTTEVAEPVDIDVEPVDVDVPPNVSAEHESTVDQPKELNSEVSEIQPVEVKEQIVSDPVDELKDLSQDIDLEIVKPKTEEPIVESNKLDHLELTPIDADRVEGSIIHQAPDSDNKVELDIDVSQTAVVLEKSDENLESMDVQVEDVSKSMELEVISDNVQEECTNPTEIQNDKQVGESTVDVPTVDPISIDMEVEQEKTENDIIPDVIPQESVKENEDIQTTEPNKTVEEPQVQDENKLTESE; from the coding sequence ATGATCGAAAACGCGGAACTGGTCATGCAAATGCTGGAGATGTACCAGATGTACAAGCAACAGGTTCCCGTGGAACTGGAAGAGTACCTAAGGTACGTAGCAAAGACCGGAAACACACTGTTCCAGTGGACGCTGGTCAAGCCGTTCATCCGTGAGAAGATAATGAACGTTATTGCCGAATTTGTGGAACAGTCTGCGCTGTCTGACATACCGCCATACCCAAATGTCGATCCATTCAACTACGAGGCCATGAAGACCATGTTGTTGGAGCGTTTTGACACTTTCAATGGGCCCCCGTTCACAATTCAGAGGCTTTGTGAGTTGTTATCTTGCCCAAGAAAAGAGTACAACCGTGTGGACAAATTTATGCGTGCTgtagaaaaaaacatattggTCGTCAGTACTTGCGAGTTGAGACCCAAACGAGAAGAGCCCATTGTCAATGGCGTCCCAGACCGTTGGGAAAATGGGAAAGAGTCCGATATCAGTATGGAATTggtagataaaaataatgttattacagaCACAAGTGTCCTAAATGGTAATGATACAGTTGAAAGTCTTCTGAACGAACTAGAATCAATGAAAACTCCTGAAACAAAACTGGATGAATCAAAGACAGAACAAAAAGATCATCTTGTCGCACAAGTTACAGACAAAGTTGAACCTAATATTACTCCTGAAGAACCCAAACAAGATACTCCAGTATTAATCACCCAAGATACACCACTTCAGACACAGATTACAGATTCTACTACAGAAGTTGCAGAACCGGTCGATATTGATGTCGAACCGGTCGATGTTGATGTCCCACCAAATGTTTCTGCTGAACATGAATCTACAGTTGACCAACCAAAAGAGTTAAACTCTGAAGTCAGTGAAATTCAACCTGTTGAAGTTAAAGAACAAATTGTAAGTGATCCTGTTGATGAGCTTAAAGATTTATCCCAAGATATAGACCTTGAAATTGTCAAACCAAAAACTGAAGAGCCAATTGTAGAAAGTAATAAATTGGATCATTTGGAATTAACACCAATAGATGCTGATCGAGTAGAAGGCTCAATTATTCATCAAGCTCCTGATTCTGATAACAAAGTAGAATTAGATATAGACGTATCACAAACTGCAGTTGTGTTGGAAAAATCAGACGAAAATCTTGAAAGTATGGATGTACAAGTTGAAGATGTATCCAAAAGTATGGAATTGGAAGTAATTAGTGATAATGTACAAGAAGAATGTACAAATCCTACAGAAATTCAAAATGACAAACAAGTTGGTGAATCTACTGTTGATGTACCTACTGTAGACCCAATTTCTATAGATATGGAGGTAGAACAAGAGAAGACAGAAAATGACATTATCCCTGACGTTATACCACAAGAAAGTGTTAAAGAAAATGAAGACATCCAGACAACGGAACCTAATAAAACTGTTGAAGAACCTCAAGTACAGGATGAAAATAAATTGACTGAAAGTGAATAG